The genomic stretch atggcaacccaactacgaagtccgtAGTAAtgcactcccatttccactcaggtatagtcatctgctgaagtaggccatcTGGCCTCTGGggctcatacttgacctgctggaaATTTAAACACCTAGTTACATACTCCACTATGCCCTTCTTCATTCGCCGCCACCAATAGTGTCGTCTCAGGTCAAAATACATCTTCATAGAACTTGGATGAATAGAATGCTGCGAATTGTGTGCCTCCTcaagaatcctctccctcaggcCATCGACATTAAGAACAATAGGCGACCATGGAATCACAggacaccatcctcgccaatagaaacctccttggcactaccctgtagTACTGTATCTCTGAGAACTTCCAAGTGCGGGTCATTAAACTGTCGGGCCTTGATGAgacccaataatgaagactgagcaacaacacacgcaaggacttggttgggctctgaaatatccaacctcacaagtctgttagccaaggactgaatgtccaaagctagtggcctctcctctgctgataTGAATGCCAAGCTACACATACTCTCTACCTTCttgcttaaggcatccgcgaccacatttgccttatccggatgataaagaatggtgatgtcatagtctttcagtaactcaagccacctacgctacctcaaattgagattcctctgcttgaacaaatgttgtaagctgcgatgatcagtataaatctcacatgATACcacatacagataatgcctccatatcttaagagcatggaCAATTGCTACTAACTCTAGATCATGCacggggtaattcttctcatgaatcttcagattacgtgaagcatatgcaataactcgcccctcatGCATTAATATACAACCAAAGCCAACGCATGAAGCgtcgcaatataccgtatactagggttgtgcataatttggtaaataccgaATTACCATACCGAAACCGAAAGTATTCGATATTTTGGTATTTGTTATGATATTTGGTTTAATTTTTAAAAAcaattggtattaggtatggtatttggtattttaaaataaaataccgaaATAGTGATAtcgtaccgaaatatatattatattgcacaatacacatattattaattataacataaatataaaaaatctaaaattttacttttctttattctttaagTTCATCAATTGACTCTAAGCaagtaacaagacatttctaAAGATCAAATTTGTTCCTTTATATACAATTTTCTCTCTCTGGGTTGATATTTGCTGGTTTTGGTCAAAACTTTTGTCAACAAACATTTTTTGTTTTGTACTTTTGAGTACGTTAATTAAGAATATTACAGTGTATAATTCCACACACTAGTAAGTATTCAAACTAAATAAACCGAAGTTACCGAACCGAATAAACGAAACCGAAAGGAGAAAAATCGAACCATACtgaatttaattaggtacggtattggtataacattttaagaaaccgaataccgaaaataccgaaccgaaatatcTAAATATCGTACCGTACCTACCGATGAACACCCCTATCGTATACATCCCCGATCCAGAAGGTAATACTAGAACGgtgctatagtcaaagctgtcttgagcttctgaaagctcgtctcacaatcatcggaccaacggaagagagcacccttatgggtcaatctagtcagaggtgttgcaatggatgaaaatccctgcacAAATCaacgataataacctgctaaccccaggaagctcctgatctcagtcactaaagtaggacgtggccaactctgaaccgcctcaatcttcttgggatccaccttaataccctctcttgATACAACATGCCCAAGAACGCTACTGACTCAAGCCAAAACTCGTACTTGGAGAACTTATCATATAACTTCTGCTCTAGCAATGTCTggagcactactctcaaatgttgctcgtgctcccctaGGCTACGTGAGTAGATCatgatgtcatcaatgaagacaataacaaatgaatcaatataaggcttgaacactatgttcatcaagtccataaacacCGTTGGGGCATTAGTAAAaccgaatgacatcactagaaactcgtaATGCCATATCTAGTACGGAAGGCAGTCTTCGAAACATCTGAGtaccgaatcttcaactggtggtacccagatctcaagtcgatcgtagaaaacaccctagcaccctgcaactggtcaaacaaatcatcgacaCGAGGCAACAAGtatttgttcttgatggtgactttatttaactggcgataatcaatgcacatccgcatagtcccatccttcttcttcacaaataacactggtgcaccccaaggtgatacactgggtctcACAAAcccttttgctaacaactcctcaagttgCTTCTTCAACCCTTTCAACTCTTTTAGAGCTATACAATACGGCGGGATAGATATAtgctgggtacctggagccaaatcaaaacaaaaatcaatgCCACGATCTAGCGGTATGCctggaaggtcagaaggaaacacatcggcgaactcccgAACTACTGGCACTGAATCAATCGTTGGAGACTCTGCGATGGTGTCCCGAACATAGGCTAGATATGCCAAACACCCTTTCCCGACCAGATGTCGAGCCTTCaaaaaagagataacccgactagataaACTAAcggaggaacccttccactccaatcttgGCAACTCTAgcatcgctaaagtaacagtcttggcatgacaatcaagaatggcgtgatatggagataaccaatccatgcccaagatgaccTCATAGTCGATAATTCCAAGTAACAGAAGGTCCACTCTAGTCTCATAACCACAGAATGTaaccacacaggaccggtagatatgatccacaaccacagaatcgcccacaaaagtggacacataaacaggagtacccaaggactcacgaggaatatccaggaaatgagcaaacagagatgacttACATaaatatgtagaccctagatcaaacaaTACCAAAGCATCCCTACCACTGatagaaataa from Nicotiana sylvestris chromosome 12, ASM39365v2, whole genome shotgun sequence encodes the following:
- the LOC138883985 gene encoding uncharacterized protein, which gives rise to MHEGRVIAYASRNLKIHEKNYPVHDLELVAIVHALKIWRHYLYVANVVADALSKKVESMCSLAFISAEERPLALDIQSLANRLVRLDISEPNQVLACVVAQSSLLGLIKARQFNDPHLEVLRDTVLQGSAKEVSIGEDGVL